From a region of the Vanrija pseudolonga chromosome 2, complete sequence genome:
- the mug60 gene encoding KH domain protein codes for MDLYTTSFTFKRTPSSAHRSPSPPRAPSQGKPGAAASPTHSHGLGPQDAAQAEREWEEVQKLCNDITAREGCLVTVTRESAAAEGQTDEVPGLGPSVFNFHISGGYQAVMGARGALLRETPRDNRTTLKVARSDILEKPLAPMSPLKADVKHRLDEIASDTRAHIAVLNTEIPGSAGASGAVLATSDPDAAKDEQQPSPESTEQPSPVDAAANGTPSVPSYSLETERMCELVITGSVESIELAKVRLLVVLDELSGLHSEACDIDYKLHAIIAGRKRSVIQSIQEETATNIYFPTPLVGVLNPPQPGSQQGVGYNRVNVGYGAQGVAPRMGGINYASGMGMGMPAVPPPHTPHGPPPPQRGSNQPVYNPQQHVHYPYSPQPLHINPQTTRGMPYTGPGVQQWSMPTGPAGPHGGPHGAPHPGPHGHGPHAPHGPPPHQQGPIQMTPTGMSGMSQMGNGHGGPGFGNRAMGSPMGQPMGQPMIGMSPMGFGQSHMHVSMGTAPMGGMPLGPGEMGMGQFGQGPHPGLSVHSGEQGMLGKASQIWITGEFFGVQRARDMLLTVAVQKSKLVISRDTAILPRKLDWLLSERIDDIRNIMCDNGTYIQVPSVGSQASLITVFGDHRVNIERTIRSVMALACQFYVASFWLLPVSFDVLMPQATLNPPQMQPILKRISHATGAEVVFKSNCFEMHGLEKEVQAAVVKVLELDVIKSFHHEIRFQIELANEHREFISGKKNGKINKIMKVCGVRIKFETFNDYNFLMDISGQDMAALQGLSMLQEELPAEVSFHVPEGYHKRIIGVGGKNIQRIMKMYGVYVKFSNAEEFAQLGGYLDNEDNVVARTPAKNAIALESLKAAVMELVSPKDKDYTIDSVNIPRRYHRTLLGEKSIFIHDIERKTNSTVRFPNKETASDTVTIFGPESQVHIAVAMLLDHVPFEADLHVPPSAELTRLVTSTEFVLFTERIKRDHQIAISPSPRFGQGDEAIFKFRCQRSSIDFLSTVHDSLEEFLAKHNLQVYLPNAQKRVDSFADAFSHFDSKLLSTSKADGTDGDSRPNRRPQVSPTNVKALFDGSAPASASSNVPTTPYGDNNLGFAGPLAFNVPDYWQPAAPGAPPAAPGGPSAPGGPNELSKRGSDSTLEEKLRNSGGSVHPTPHHTPGHAHALSHSHAHPSRAVGTRTQSLDITQLNFARALGGPQASFAPVPPSPTTTSSPNTATGTYFPPANANNQRFNSSTVDGVTQGLANVQVSHS; via the exons ATGGACCTCTACACCACCTCGTTCACCTTCAAGCGCACGCCCTCCAGTGCACACCggtcgccgtccccgccgcgAGCCCCATCCCAAGGCAAGCccggcgctgctgccagcCCGACCCACTCGCACGGCCTAGGGCCGCAGGACGCCGCCCAGGCTGAGCGCGAATGGGAGGAGGTGCAAAAGTTGTGCAACGACATTACTGCGCGGGAAGGGTGTCTGGTCACTGTCACGCGCGAgtctgccgctgccgagggcCAGACGGACGAGGTGCCGGGCCTCGGACCGTCCGTGTTCAACTTTCACATCTCGGGCGGATATCAGGCCGTCATGGGTGCGCGTGGTGCCCTGTTGCGCGAGACGCCGCGCGACAACCGCACGACGCTCAAGGTCGCCCGCTCCGACATTCTCGAAAAGCCCCTCGCGCCAATGTCGCCCCTCAAGGCAGACGTAAAGCACCGTCTTGACGAGATTGCCTCGGACACTCGCGCACACATTGCTGTGCTCAACACTGAGATCCCGGGCtcggctggcgcgagcggcgccgtgctggccacgtccgaccccgacgcggccaaggacgagcagcagccatcGCCAGAGTCGACCGAGCAGCCGTCGCCTGTTGACGCAGCCGCCAACGGCACGCCTTCAGTGCCTTCCTACAGCCTCGAGACTGAGCGCATGTGCGAGCTGGTCATCACTGGCTCGGTCGAGAGCATTGAACTCGCCAAGGTCCGACTCTTAGTCGTGCTGGATGAGCTCTCGGGTCTGCACTCCGAGGCATGTGATATCGATTACAAGCTCCATGCGATTATCGCCGGGCGTAAGCGATCTGTCATCCAGTCGATCCAGGAGGAGACGGCGACGAACATTTACTTCCCCACGCCACTGGTTGGCGTCCTCAACCCCCCGCAGCCTGGGTCCCAACAGGGCGTAGGCTACAACCGTGTCAATGTCGGGTACGGAGCCCAGGGTGTGGCGCCGCGTATGGGCGGTATCAACTACGCCAgcggcatgggcatgggTATGCCTGCCGTTCCCCCCCCGCACACCCCGCatggcccgccgcccccgcagcGTGGCTCAAACCAGCCAGTCTACAACCCTCAGCAGCACGTCCACTACCCGTACTCGCCCCAGCCGCTGCATATCAACCCCCAGACCACGCGCGGCATGCCGTACACTGGTCCTGGCGTTCAGCAGTGGTCGATGCCGACCGGGCCTGCCGGTCCCCACGGTGGACCTCATGGCGCCCCCCACCCCGGCCCTCACGGCCACGGCCCGCACGCGCCTCAcggcccccctccccaccagCAGGGCCCGATTCAGATGACCCCCACAGGCATGTCAGGCATGAGCCAGATGGGCAACGGTCACGGCGGACCAGGCTTTGGTAACCGTGCCATGGGGTCTCCTATGGGCCAGCCGATGGGCCAGCCAATGATTGGCATGTCGCCCATGGGCTTTGGTCAGAGCCACATGCACGTCTCGATGGGCACCGCGCCCATGGGCGGTATGCCTCTCGGCCCCGGCGAGATGGGAATGGGACAGTTCGGCCAGGGCCCTCACCCCGGCCTCTCGGTCCACTCTGGCGAGCAGGGCATGCTCGGCAAGGCCAGCCAGATCTGGATCACTGGCGAGTTCTTTGGCGTCCAGCGCGCCAGAGACATGCTGCTTACTGTCGCGGTGCAAAAG AGCAAGCTGGTCATCTCCCGCGACACTGCCATTCTCCCCCGCAAGCTCGACTGGCTGTTATCTGAGCGTATTGACGACATTCGCAACATCATGTGCGACAACGGCACCTACATCCAGGTGCCATCAGTCGGCTCCCAGGCCTCCCTGATCACGGTCTTTGGTGACCACAGAGTCAACATTGAGCGCACCATTCGGAGCGTAATGGCTCTCGCTTGCCAGTTCTACGTTGCCAGCTTCTGGCTGTTGCCCGTGTCATTCGACGTCCTCATGCCCCAGGCGACGCTCAACCCACCTCAAATGCAGCCCATTCTGAAGCGCATCTCGCACGCTACCGGCGCTGAGGTCGTCTTCAAGAGCAACTGCTTCGAAATGCACGGCCTTGAGAAGGAGGTCCAAGCTGCCGTGgtcaaggtcctcgagcttgacgtcATCAAGTCGTTCCACCACGAGATCCGTTTCCAGATtgagctcgccaacgagcaCCGCGAGTTCATCTCGGGCAAGAAGAATGGCAAGATCAACAAGATTATGAAGGTCTGCGGCGTTCGCATCAAGTTTGAGACCTTCAACGACTACAACTTCCTCATGGACATCTCTGGCCAGGACATGGCCGCACTGCAAGGCTTGTCGATGCTCCAGGAAGAGCTGCCTGCCGAAGTGTCGTTCCATGTCCCCGAAGGCTACCACAAGCGcatcatcggcgtcggcggcaagaaCATCCAGCGCATCATGAAGATGTACGGCGTGTACGTCAAGTTCTCCAACGCGGAAGAAtttgcccagctcggcggaTACCTCGACAACGAGGACAATGTCGttgcgcgcacgccggcaaAGAATGCCATCgccctcgagtcgctcaaggCCGCTGTCATGGAGCTAGTTAGCCCTAAGGACAAGGACTACACCATCGACAGTGTCAACATCCCCCGCCGTTACCACCGCACTCTTCTCGGCGAGAAGAGCATCTTTATCCACGATATTGAGCGCAAGACCAACTCGACTGTCCGCTTCCCTAACAAGGAGACGGCGTCGGACACGGTCACAATCTTTGGTCCCGAGAGCCAGGTGCACATTGCCGTTGCCATGCTGCTCGACCACGTCCCCTTCGAGGCGGACCTGCACGTCCCAcccagcgccgagctcacgcGCCTGGTGACGTCGACCGAGTTTGTTCTCTTCACCGAGCGCATCAAGCGCGACCACCAGATTgccatctcgccctcgcccagaTTCGGCCAGGGTGACGAGGCCATCTTCAAGTTCCGCTgccagcgcagcagcatcgACTTTTTGAGCACTGTCCACGATTCGCTCGAAGAGTTCCTCGCAAAGCACAACTTGCAAGTCTACCTCCCGAATGCCCAGAAGCGCGTCGACTCGTTTGCCGACGCCTTCTCACACTTTGACTCCAAGCTGTTGTCTACCAGCAAGGCGGACGGTACCGACGGCGACTCGCGCCCCAACCGCCGCCCCCAGGTGTCCCCTACCAATGTCAAGGCGCTGTTTGACGGCTCGGCTCCcgcttcggcgtcgtcaaACGTCCCCACCACGCCGTACGGTGACAACAACCTTGGGTTCGCTGGCCCCCTGGCCTTCAATGTGCCCGACTACTGGCAGCCAGCTGCTCCCGGCGCGCCTCCAGCAGCCCCTGGTGGGCCCTCGGCTCCCGGCGGTCCCAACGAGCTCTCGAAGCGCGGTTCCGACTCGACGCTGGAAGAGAAGCTGCGCAACAGCGGCGGCTCGGTGCACCCGACCCCGCACCACACTCCAGGCCACGCGCACGCCTTGTCCCATAGCCACGCACACCCGTCGCGCGCTGTCGGCACCCGGACCCAGAGCTTAGACATCACGCAGCTCAACTTTGCCCGTGCGCTTGGAGGCCCGCAGGCAAGCTTCGCGCCTGTGCCCCCGAGCCCGACCaccacgagctcgcccaaCACGGCCACTGGCACCTACTTCCCGCCAGCCAACGCCAACAACCAGCGGTTCAACTCGTCgaccgtcgacggcgtgacCCAAGGCTTGGCGAATGTGCAGGTCTCGCACTCGTAA
- the SPCC306.02c_1 gene encoding PRA1-like protein: MDMVGYLNTAQEHVRSLKETRLGAFRPVGEFFDVTRISRPKDWSDYMKRASYNIRYFSANYVIIIALLAVYSLITNPVLLIALGFLIGGFFLISRFVPEPIEFNGKTITPQNLYTTLFVIGTLLAASLRSALIRVLPGLPLLYFSAPFSTFFWLVGSSGCIIGAHAGFLEPGVESEYAGLETV, from the exons ATGGACATGGTCGGATACCTCAACACGGCGCAGGAGCACGTGCGCTCCCTCAAGGAGACGCGTCTCGGCGCCTTCCGCCCCGTCGGCGAGTTCTTTGACGTGACTCGCATCTCGCGTCCAAAGGACTGGAGCGACTACATGAAGCGCGCGAGCTACAACAT CCGCTACTTCTCGGCCAACTACGTGATCATcatcgcgctgctcgccgtctACTCGCTCATCACCAaccccgtcctcctcatTGCCCTCGGCTTCCTCATCGGAGGTTTCTTCCTCATCAGCCGCTTCG TGCCCGAGCCCATCGAGTTCAACGGCAAGACGATCACCCCCCAGAACCTGTACACGACACTGTTCGTGATCGGTACGTTACTTGCGGCGTCTTTGAGATCCGCGCTGATCCGCGTTCTCCCAGGTCTTCCTCTCCTCTACTTCTCCGCGCCATTCTCGACCTTCTTCTGgctcgtcggctcgtcgggATGTATCATCGGTGCCCACGCTGGATTTCTTGAGCCTGGTGTCGAGAG CGAGTATGCCGGTCTCGAGACGGTCTAG
- the SPCC306.02c_1 gene encoding PRA1-like protein, with product MDMVGYLNTAQEHVRSLKETRLGAFRPVGEFFDVTRISRPKDWSDYMKRASYNIRYFSANYVIIIALLAVYSLITNPVLLIALGFLIGGFFLISRFVPEPIEFNGKTITPQNLYTTLFVIGLPLLYFSAPFSTFFWLVGSSGCIIGAHAGFLEPGVESEYAGLETV from the exons ATGGACATGGTCGGATACCTCAACACGGCGCAGGAGCACGTGCGCTCCCTCAAGGAGACGCGTCTCGGCGCCTTCCGCCCCGTCGGCGAGTTCTTTGACGTGACTCGCATCTCGCGTCCAAAGGACTGGAGCGACTACATGAAGCGCGCGAGCTACAACAT CCGCTACTTCTCGGCCAACTACGTGATCATcatcgcgctgctcgccgtctACTCGCTCATCACCAaccccgtcctcctcatTGCCCTCGGCTTCCTCATCGGAGGTTTCTTCCTCATCAGCCGCTTCG TGCCCGAGCCCATCGAGTTCAACGGCAAGACGATCACCCCCCAGAACCTGTACACGACACTGTTCGTGATCG GTCTTCCTCTCCTCTACTTCTCCGCGCCATTCTCGACCTTCTTCTGgctcgtcggctcgtcgggATGTATCATCGGTGCCCACGCTGGATTTCTTGAGCCTGGTGTCGAGAG CGAGTATGCCGGTCTCGAGACGGTCTAG
- the SPCPB16A4.05c gene encoding urease accessory UreG-like protein: MASKVCTFENQLSGSASNGAPQAHSHDGGLAHSHDHGPNEHGHTHEIMEHAGKFSERDMPDYSGRDWKERAFTIGIGGPVGSGKTALLLALCRALRDTYNISVVTNDIFTREDQEFLIRNEALSDKARIRAIETGGCPHAAIREDISANLHALEELHAQFDTQLLLVESGGDNLAANYSRELADYIIYVIDVAGGDKVPRKGGPGISQSDLLVINKTDLAPHVGASLDVMRRDAALMRESGPTLFTSVRQGDGVQDVVDSILAAWKASGASKFGTPLAK, from the exons ATGGCCAGCAAAGTCTGCACCTTTGAGAACCAgctctcgggctcggcgtccaaCGGCGCCCCCCAGGCCCACagccacgacggcggcctcgcccaCTCGCACGACCACGGACCCAACGAGCACGGCCACACGCACGAGATCATGGAGCATGCTG GCAAGTTCTCGGAGCGCGACATGCCCGACTACTCTGGCCGTGACTGGAAGGAGCGCGCCTTCACCATCGGTATCGGAGG ccccgtcggctcgggcaagactgcgctcctcctcgccctgtGCCGCGCCCTGCGTGACACGTACAACATTT CCGTGGTCACCAACGACATCTTCACGCGCGAGGACCAGGAGTTCCTGATCCGCAACGAGGCGCTGTCGGACAAGGCGCGCATCCGCGCCATCGAGACTGGCGGCTGCCCTCACGCCGCAATCCGCGAGGACATCTCGGCCAACCtccacgcgctcgaggagctaCATGCCCAGTTCGACACGCAGCTCCTGCTTGTCGAGAGTGGTGGCGACAACCTCGCGGCCAACTActcgcgcgagctggccgactACATCATCTACGTG ATCGACGTTGCTGGTGGTGACAAGGTGCCCCGTAAGGGTGGCCCCGGCATCTCGCAGTCGGACCTGCTCGTCATCAACAAG accgacctcgcgccccacgtcggcgcgtcgctcgacgtcatgcgccgcgacgccgcgctgatGCGCGAGAGCGGCCCGACGCTCTTCACCTCAGTTCGccagggcgacggcgtgcaggACGTGGTTGACTCGATCCTCGCCGCATGGAAGGCCAGCGGAGCGTCCAAGTTtggcacgccgctcgccaagTAG